Proteins encoded in a region of the Oscillospiraceae bacterium MB24-C1 genome:
- a CDS encoding MFS transporter, producing the protein MNALTSMRQESQRENALVRNVLYAFFISGAASQPLGSFIPFLRETYGLSYDFSGILLSCQSIGNLFSVLLAGVLPVYLGRRRSILSIAAWMAMGYLIFASGWGNPLLLALAFLMTGIARGGNSNFSGVMISTLPGHKATRGYNLLHGCFAVGALLSPLLLVALTRRWPDHGWRLMAGALFLLVITQLVVYARMPLPPESTAKSIRSVDRSFLKVKQFWLAAAVLFFYISCEYAIVGWLVTYFQDIGALSADHSQMMNSLLWLVIFIGRMVGAAVTGKISRNKILLFDGAGFFLFFLLVFFSRNPLSITMGIIGIGFFMATIYPTAFAFGSDYIKGNDLGSSAMIFTGSIGGIITPALVGFVAEQSGIRAGMGVVVVLTFLLVLSIIFSVLSVKKANP; encoded by the coding sequence GTGAACGCTTTGACATCAATGCGGCAAGAGTCGCAGCGAGAAAACGCACTCGTTCGCAATGTTTTATACGCTTTTTTTATCAGCGGAGCCGCCTCGCAGCCTCTGGGTTCTTTCATCCCCTTTCTGCGTGAGACCTATGGGCTCAGCTATGACTTTTCGGGCATTTTGCTCTCCTGCCAGTCGATCGGGAATCTGTTCTCGGTTCTTTTGGCGGGCGTGTTGCCCGTCTATCTCGGTCGACGACGCAGTATTCTGAGTATCGCCGCATGGATGGCCATGGGCTATCTGATCTTTGCCAGCGGCTGGGGCAACCCGCTTCTTTTAGCACTGGCCTTTCTAATGACCGGTATCGCCAGAGGCGGCAACTCCAATTTCTCAGGTGTCATGATCAGTACGCTGCCCGGCCACAAGGCCACCCGTGGTTATAACCTGCTGCACGGCTGCTTTGCCGTCGGCGCCCTGCTCTCACCTCTACTTCTGGTCGCTTTAACCCGGCGTTGGCCCGATCACGGCTGGCGATTGATGGCTGGCGCGCTGTTTCTGTTGGTTATCACCCAGCTGGTCGTTTATGCACGAATGCCACTACCACCTGAATCCACCGCCAAAAGCATTCGTTCAGTTGACCGCAGCTTTTTAAAGGTTAAGCAATTCTGGCTGGCTGCTGCCGTCTTATTCTTTTATATTTCCTGTGAATACGCTATTGTGGGTTGGCTGGTTACCTATTTTCAGGATATTGGTGCTTTGAGTGCCGACCATTCGCAAATGATGAACAGCCTATTGTGGCTGGTCATCTTCATTGGACGAATGGTTGGGGCCGCCGTCACCGGCAAAATTTCACGCAACAAGATATTGCTTTTTGACGGCGCAGGATTCTTTTTATTCTTTTTGCTGGTGTTCTTTAGTCGCAACCCGCTGTCTATCACAATGGGTATCATCGGTATCGGATTTTTTATGGCGACCATCTACCCCACCGCTTTCGCTTTTGGTAGCGATTATATCAAGGGCAATGACCTAGGTTCCAGCGCCATGATCTTCACCGGCAGTATTGGTGGCATCATCACGCCTGCGCTGGTCGGTTTTGTGGCCGAGCAGTCCGGAATACGTGCCGGCATGGGTGTTGTGGTTGTGTTGACCTTCCTGCTAGTACTTTCGATTATTTTTAGTGTTCTCAGTGTTAAAAAAGCAAATCCGTAA
- a CDS encoding tagaturonate reductase, with amino-acid sequence MDKLNYSVLKAQGFEGYLLESAPERVLQFGEGNFLRAFVDYFIDILNEKAGFNSKVVLTQPIAPGLADMINSQEGLYTLFLRGQENGQKVNRKRVISCVSRCINPYQDYTALLDCAKNPDLRFLVSNTTEAGIVFDPACKFDDTPPASFPSKLTRFLYERYQLGLPGFVILSCELIDHNGDELKKCVRKYVDFWGLSESFAKWVQEENIFCSTLVDRIVTGYPRAEAEAICKELGYEDNLIDTGEVFGFWVIEGPQSLKEELPFEKAGLPVIIVDDHTPYKQRKVRILNGAHTSMVLGAYLAGQDIVRDCMMDDVIRGFMNKTIYDEIIPTLDLPKKDLTDFAAAVAERFANPYIDHALLAISLNSTAKWKARVMPSLLEYKKRADKLPACITFSFAAYIAFYHAGREKGAGCLIGKRADNTFEIKDDQWVLDFYYDHRDDDAKSLAHAVIHNEKMWGNDLAELPGFEDAVAAALERIEAVGMYQAMKQCL; translated from the coding sequence ATGGATAAGCTCAATTACAGCGTATTAAAGGCACAGGGCTTTGAGGGCTATCTGCTTGAATCCGCCCCTGAGCGGGTGCTTCAGTTCGGCGAAGGCAACTTCCTTAGGGCTTTCGTGGACTATTTCATCGACATTCTGAATGAAAAGGCAGGCTTTAACAGCAAAGTGGTGCTTACCCAGCCCATCGCTCCCGGCTTGGCCGATATGATTAATAGTCAGGAAGGACTATACACGCTGTTCCTGCGCGGGCAGGAAAACGGTCAGAAGGTAAACCGCAAGCGGGTAATTTCTTGCGTTTCGCGCTGCATTAATCCCTATCAGGATTACACCGCGCTGCTCGACTGTGCCAAAAATCCTGATCTGCGGTTTTTGGTCTCCAACACCACCGAGGCCGGTATCGTCTTTGACCCCGCCTGCAAATTTGATGACACACCACCCGCCAGCTTCCCGTCCAAATTAACCCGCTTTCTCTACGAGCGTTATCAGCTAGGGCTGCCCGGTTTTGTGATATTATCCTGTGAGCTCATTGACCACAACGGTGACGAGCTAAAAAAATGTGTTAGAAAATATGTTGACTTTTGGGGTTTATCCGAGAGCTTCGCTAAGTGGGTGCAGGAAGAAAACATTTTCTGCTCCACATTGGTGGATCGCATTGTCACCGGCTATCCCCGCGCAGAGGCCGAGGCCATCTGTAAAGAATTGGGCTATGAGGATAACCTCATTGACACCGGTGAGGTATTCGGATTCTGGGTTATCGAAGGCCCGCAATCCCTTAAAGAAGAACTGCCGTTTGAAAAGGCTGGATTACCGGTCATCATCGTTGACGATCACACCCCCTATAAGCAGCGCAAAGTGCGTATCCTAAACGGCGCGCACACCTCCATGGTGCTCGGTGCCTATCTGGCCGGGCAGGATATTGTTCGCGACTGTATGATGGACGACGTGATCCGCGGCTTTATGAATAAAACCATCTATGACGAAATCATTCCAACGCTTGATCTACCCAAGAAGGATTTGACCGATTTTGCCGCCGCTGTCGCCGAGCGTTTTGCAAACCCCTATATCGACCACGCGCTGCTGGCAATCTCACTCAATTCCACTGCAAAGTGGAAGGCCAGAGTCATGCCAAGCCTTCTGGAATATAAAAAGCGCGCCGACAAGCTCCCTGCTTGTATCACCTTCTCATTCGCCGCCTACATCGCATTTTATCATGCGGGCCGCGAAAAGGGTGCGGGCTGCCTGATTGGAAAGCGGGCTGACAACACCTTTGAGATCAAGGACGATCAGTGGGTGCTAGATTTCTACTATGACCACCGGGACGACGACGCAAAATCACTTGCTCATGCCGTTATCCATAACGAAAAAATGTGGGGCAACGACCTTGCCGAGCTGCCCGGCTTTGAAGACGCCGTGGCCGCTGCGCTCGAGCGCATAGAGGCCGTCGGCATGTATCAGGCTATGAAACAATGTCTGTAA
- a CDS encoding altronate dehydratase family protein has translation MKLIQIHPSDNVAIALAPIEKGETLTVSGRKIIAVEDIPQGHKLALTPIPNEALIIKYGNPIGRTTAAIGPGMWVHTHNVQTTLSETEEFTYHHKQYPLPEIEPKTFMGFRRPDGRAAIRNELWIIPTVGCVNSVAQHLVQANQHLVAGTVEGLYAFPHPFGCSQMGDDHAQTRKLLAALSRHPNAAGVLVLGLGCENLTMAQFKEELGQWDDSRIKFLICQDVEDEISAASALLSELAAYAAKFTREPIPASELVVGMKCGGSDGLSGITANPTVGRFSDRLVSLGGSTILTEVPEMFGAESILLDRSENRAVFDRAIKMISDFKQYYVNHGQVVYENPSPGNKAGGITTLEDKSCGCVQKGGSAQIVDVLDYGDIVTKKGLNLLSGPGNDLVSATALTAAGAHLILFTTGRGTPFGAPAPTLKISTNTPLFEKKGNWIDFNAGTVAQGESLDDAGDRLLDHVLEVASGSQTKSERGCAREIAIFKDGVML, from the coding sequence ATGAAACTGATTCAAATACACCCCTCGGATAATGTCGCCATTGCACTGGCGCCTATCGAAAAAGGCGAAACGCTGACCGTCTCTGGTCGGAAGATTATTGCTGTCGAAGATATTCCTCAGGGGCATAAGCTAGCGCTGACACCCATCCCCAACGAAGCACTGATTATCAAATACGGAAATCCCATCGGCCGCACAACAGCGGCCATTGGCCCAGGCATGTGGGTTCATACTCACAATGTGCAAACCACCCTATCGGAAACCGAAGAATTTACCTACCATCACAAACAGTACCCCTTGCCTGAGATAGAGCCTAAAACTTTTATGGGCTTTCGGCGGCCCGATGGTCGGGCGGCCATTCGTAACGAGCTGTGGATTATCCCAACCGTGGGCTGCGTCAACAGTGTCGCCCAGCATCTGGTACAAGCCAATCAACATCTGGTTGCCGGTACGGTTGAGGGGTTGTACGCCTTCCCCCATCCGTTTGGATGCAGCCAAATGGGTGATGACCACGCTCAGACTCGTAAGCTTTTGGCCGCGCTGTCCCGCCATCCTAATGCCGCAGGCGTACTGGTTTTAGGTTTGGGGTGTGAAAATTTGACAATGGCGCAGTTTAAAGAAGAGCTAGGACAGTGGGACGATAGTCGTATTAAGTTTCTGATTTGTCAGGATGTTGAGGACGAGATCTCCGCCGCTTCTGCGCTGCTTTCTGAACTAGCCGCGTACGCTGCAAAATTTACGCGCGAGCCGATACCCGCCAGTGAGCTGGTCGTGGGCATGAAATGCGGTGGTTCGGACGGGCTTTCCGGCATTACTGCAAACCCCACGGTCGGTCGATTCTCCGACCGATTGGTGTCGCTAGGCGGTTCTACCATCCTGACTGAGGTTCCCGAGATGTTTGGCGCAGAATCAATTCTGCTCGACCGCAGTGAAAACCGAGCGGTTTTCGACCGGGCCATTAAAATGATCTCCGACTTCAAGCAATACTATGTCAACCACGGACAGGTCGTATATGAAAATCCAAGTCCCGGCAACAAAGCCGGTGGCATCACCACGCTGGAGGATAAATCTTGTGGCTGCGTTCAAAAAGGCGGCAGTGCCCAGATTGTCGATGTGCTTGATTACGGCGATATCGTCACTAAAAAGGGGCTGAACCTTTTAAGTGGCCCCGGCAATGATTTGGTAAGCGCAACAGCGCTTACCGCCGCAGGCGCCCATCTAATTCTATTTACCACAGGGCGCGGCACCCCTTTTGGCGCACCCGCCCCTACTTTAAAGATTTCAACCAATACCCCGCTTTTTGAAAAGAAGGGGAACTGGATCGATTTTAACGCCGGCACGGTCGCTCAGGGGGAATCCCTCGACGACGCCGGAGACCGCCTGCTTGACCACGTATTGGAAGTGGCAAGTGGCTCGCAAACCAAAAGCGAGCGCGGCTGTGCCCGCGAAATCGCCATTTTTAAAGATGGCGTCATGCTCTGA
- a CDS encoding ferredoxin, with amino-acid sequence MKALVNDACIGCGLCASLCPEVFHMTDAGLAEAVSHEVEASLQEKAVEARDSCPVNAIETD; translated from the coding sequence ATGAAAGCGTTAGTAAATGATGCATGTATTGGATGTGGGCTGTGTGCCAGCCTCTGTCCCGAGGTGTTCCACATGACCGACGCTGGCCTTGCAGAAGCTGTCTCTCATGAGGTTGAAGCGTCACTGCAGGAAAAAGCCGTTGAAGCACGAGACAGTTGTCCCGTAAATGCGATCGAAACCGACTAA
- a CDS encoding cupin domain-containing protein yields the protein MDMIKNLAHETVLSLASQVDAQPGQIVSKTLAQNKAVSVTLFAFAQGEEISAHDSDGDAMVTILEGTGQLWVDGTEYVLQAGETLVMPAKKPHAVFAKEAFKMLLLVVFPPK from the coding sequence ATGGACATGATTAAAAATTTAGCGCATGAAACAGTTCTTTCACTTGCGTCACAGGTTGACGCTCAGCCTGGACAGATCGTCAGCAAGACCTTGGCACAGAATAAGGCAGTCAGTGTCACTCTGTTCGCCTTTGCGCAGGGTGAAGAGATAAGCGCGCATGACTCCGATGGCGACGCGATGGTTACCATTTTAGAAGGTACTGGACAGCTTTGGGTTGACGGAACAGAATATGTCCTGCAGGCCGGCGAAACACTGGTTATGCCCGCCAAAAAACCGCACGCGGTATTTGCCAAAGAAGCTTTTAAAATGCTGCTGTTGGTAGTCTTTCCTCCTAAATAG
- a CDS encoding 2'-5' RNA ligase family protein: MGTFDNQTNQKVYRIKEKLKAQGISIDAYEPHITFGIYTELDEISLFKWISKVVAQHKKIQISFNHFGFFPDARYCFLAPCSSYGLLELHSNIHEKFDNCCTDKGCLYSLKQKNWSPHMTIASIELGQTEKLLSILWESFSPFTAELTRLKITSSDTSKDVGVFELRG; encoded by the coding sequence ATGGGCACATTTGATAATCAAACTAACCAAAAAGTATACCGAATCAAAGAAAAATTAAAAGCGCAAGGCATCTCTATTGATGCATATGAACCTCATATAACGTTTGGCATTTATACAGAACTTGATGAGATAAGTCTGTTCAAGTGGATTAGCAAGGTTGTAGCACAACATAAAAAAATACAGATTTCTTTTAACCATTTTGGTTTTTTCCCCGATGCGCGTTATTGTTTTTTAGCGCCCTGTTCCAGTTATGGCCTATTGGAACTTCATTCGAATATACATGAAAAATTCGATAACTGTTGCACTGATAAAGGTTGTCTATATTCGCTTAAGCAAAAAAACTGGTCTCCACATATGACGATTGCTTCGATTGAGCTAGGGCAGACGGAAAAGTTGCTTTCAATTCTATGGGAGAGTTTTTCGCCTTTTACAGCAGAACTTACTCGATTAAAAATAACTTCTTCTGATACCAGCAAAGATGTTGGTGTTTTTGAGCTGAGAGGATGA
- a CDS encoding HD domain-containing protein codes for MNNIIRCNLGELLLCLSKAQDLISPVLASHQQQVAYLSYRLAEQLDLSVQERKEIFLAALVHDIGALSTNELLSITEHEPITAYNHAFKGASLVQEFKPLRSIYRLVKYHHVPWSYGEGLRFNGETVPLYSHIIHLADRVCTGIQNPKQNVLSQLPKVLEGVQQRSGALYMPNFVAALNKLSKKQYIWLDLISRDPVEMLPTQELFDSLLLDIDDIIDFAILFSHIIDFRSRFTACHSAGVAKVAEYLANLTGFSPIERKMMLIAGYLHDLGKLAIDNEILEKPDNLQLDEFNEIRTHTYYTYVLLNKIQQFDTIKIWAAYHHERLDGKGYPFHIVGENLPLGSRIMAVADVFTAITEDRPYRKGMSMEHATKVLNNMVDNGALDGNIVKTATDNFALINDIRAAAQKVAARQYRNFLGIMPDKKTDQELLTL; via the coding sequence ATGAACAATATAATCAGATGTAATCTTGGCGAGTTGCTGCTTTGCCTTTCAAAAGCACAGGACTTGATATCACCGGTGCTGGCCAGTCACCAACAGCAAGTGGCCTATTTATCATACCGTTTGGCAGAACAGCTGGATTTGTCGGTGCAGGAGCGCAAAGAGATTTTTCTAGCTGCACTGGTGCATGATATCGGCGCACTTTCAACAAATGAGCTGCTGTCAATTACTGAACATGAACCGATTACAGCCTATAACCATGCCTTTAAAGGCGCATCGCTGGTGCAGGAGTTTAAGCCGCTGCGATCTATTTACAGGTTAGTTAAATATCACCATGTTCCTTGGTCTTACGGAGAGGGTTTGCGCTTTAACGGAGAGACGGTACCGCTGTATAGCCATATTATCCACTTAGCAGACCGTGTTTGCACTGGAATACAAAACCCGAAACAGAATGTGCTTTCCCAACTGCCCAAGGTGCTTGAGGGGGTTCAACAGCGATCAGGGGCGCTTTATATGCCGAATTTCGTTGCCGCACTCAACAAGCTGAGCAAAAAACAGTATATCTGGCTTGACCTGATCTCGCGCGATCCGGTAGAGATGCTACCGACGCAGGAGCTGTTTGATAGCCTGTTACTGGATATCGACGATATTATAGATTTTGCAATTCTTTTTTCTCACATTATAGATTTTAGAAGCCGTTTTACCGCTTGCCACTCTGCGGGTGTCGCGAAGGTGGCCGAGTATCTCGCCAATCTGACTGGTTTTTCCCCGATTGAACGTAAAATGATGCTCATAGCCGGATACCTGCACGATTTGGGTAAGCTGGCGATTGACAATGAGATTCTAGAAAAACCGGATAATCTTCAACTGGACGAATTTAACGAAATACGCACGCATACTTACTACACTTATGTTTTGCTTAATAAAATTCAACAGTTTGATACCATTAAAATATGGGCAGCGTATCATCATGAGAGGCTAGATGGTAAAGGCTATCCCTTTCACATTGTCGGTGAAAACCTTCCGCTAGGGTCTCGGATTATGGCCGTTGCAGATGTTTTTACTGCAATTACGGAGGATCGCCCCTACCGCAAGGGAATGTCGATGGAACACGCAACCAAAGTACTGAACAATATGGTGGATAATGGCGCTCTGGACGGAAATATTGTTAAAACGGCCACTGATAACTTTGCCCTTATCAATGACATTCGTGCAGCGGCACAGAAGGTGGCTGCAAGACAGTACAGAAACTTTCTTGGTATAATGCCGGATAAGAAGACCGATCAAGAACTGCTGACGCTCTAG
- a CDS encoding ketopantoate reductase family protein — translation MKIKKVTLIGLGAMGVFFAPKLEAGLGKGNFRVLADGARKDRLETDGVTINGVTHHFTIITPETTDDPADLVIMAVKDTGLTKAISDIKNQIGAHTQVICVMNGVDSEERVAEVYGWDHVLYSYMRVSINMRDGVANFDPKMGKVHFGEAKNAEVSDRVRQISALFDACGVNYQIDEDMVKGLWFKFMCNVGENLTCALLDVPFGAYRVSEHANEIRRESMWEVVRIANKLGIGLGQADVDNQEAHVRKIPFYNKPSTLLDIEAARKTEVEMFAGKVITLGKKLGVKTPLNWMFYHAISVREEKNAGLFEDESF, via the coding sequence ATGAAAATAAAAAAGGTTACGCTGATCGGTTTAGGCGCTATGGGTGTGTTTTTTGCACCGAAGCTCGAGGCGGGTTTGGGTAAGGGTAACTTTAGAGTGTTGGCCGACGGCGCGCGCAAGGACAGGCTGGAGACTGATGGGGTAACCATCAACGGTGTGACGCATCATTTTACCATCATTACCCCAGAAACGACCGACGATCCGGCCGATCTGGTGATTATGGCCGTTAAAGATACCGGCCTTACAAAGGCCATCAGTGACATCAAAAACCAGATTGGTGCGCACACGCAGGTTATTTGTGTAATGAACGGCGTAGACAGCGAGGAACGTGTTGCCGAAGTTTATGGCTGGGATCATGTGTTGTATTCCTATATGCGTGTATCGATTAATATGCGAGACGGTGTGGCTAATTTTGACCCTAAGATGGGCAAAGTGCATTTCGGCGAGGCGAAGAACGCTGAGGTTTCTGATCGGGTGCGGCAGATCAGCGCGCTGTTTGATGCCTGTGGGGTTAACTATCAGATTGATGAGGATATGGTCAAGGGCCTTTGGTTTAAGTTCATGTGTAATGTGGGTGAAAATCTGACATGTGCATTGTTGGATGTACCGTTTGGGGCCTATCGTGTCAGCGAACACGCCAACGAGATTCGCCGCGAGTCTATGTGGGAGGTTGTTCGCATCGCAAATAAGCTGGGCATTGGTTTGGGTCAGGCGGATGTGGATAACCAAGAAGCACACGTCAGGAAGATTCCTTTTTACAACAAGCCTTCTACCCTGTTGGATATAGAGGCCGCGCGCAAGACCGAGGTGGAGATGTTTGCTGGAAAAGTTATTACCTTGGGCAAAAAGCTTGGCGTTAAGACACCGCTAAACTGGATGTTCTACCACGCCATCAGCGTGCGCGAAGAAAAAAACGCCGGACTTTTTGAAGACGAATCATTTTGA
- a CDS encoding N-acetyltransferase family protein produces the protein MSQPVIIRPASPEDAKALLQIYAPYVKDTAISFEYTVPSIEEFAERIRKTLALYPYLVALHNGEIVGYAYASAFKNRAAYARSVESSIYIAQTCRGGGIGRALYDKLEAVLRHQNILNLNACIALPTGEDVHLTTDSPKFHERLGYRTVAHFHKCAFKFNTWYDMIWMEKLLGEHLPEPEPVRPFLEVWRDYFA, from the coding sequence ATGTCACAGCCCGTTATCATCAGACCCGCTTCGCCAGAAGACGCCAAGGCTCTGTTGCAAATCTATGCGCCCTATGTTAAAGACACCGCTATTTCGTTTGAGTACACCGTACCCTCCATTGAGGAATTTGCCGAGCGTATCCGCAAAACGCTCGCGCTCTACCCCTATTTGGTCGCATTGCATAACGGTGAAATAGTAGGCTACGCCTACGCGTCGGCCTTTAAAAACCGGGCTGCCTATGCCCGGTCGGTTGAAAGCAGCATCTATATTGCCCAGACCTGCCGCGGCGGCGGTATTGGCCGGGCGCTTTATGATAAGCTTGAGGCGGTGCTGCGCCATCAAAACATTTTAAATCTCAATGCCTGCATTGCTTTGCCCACTGGTGAAGATGTACACCTGACCACCGACAGCCCGAAATTCCACGAAAGGCTGGGCTATCGGACAGTGGCACATTTTCATAAATGCGCCTTTAAATTTAATACCTGGTATGATATGATCTGGATGGAAAAGTTGTTGGGTGAACACCTGCCAGAGCCCGAGCCAGTGCGCCCCTTTTTGGAGGTCTGGCGTGACTACTTTGCATAG